Proteins encoded by one window of Streptomyces sp. NBC_01571:
- a CDS encoding YjbQ family protein, producing MSDAFTTRVLNITTGATETVVDLTRDCEAFLREAAAGRDGLLNVFVPHATAGIAVIETGAGSDDDLLAALHTLLPSDDRWQHRHGSPGHGRDHVLPAFVPPHATLPVLGGRLELGTWQSVCLVDTNVSNPRRQVRLSFLG from the coding sequence ATGTCCGATGCCTTCACCACCCGAGTCCTGAACATCACCACCGGTGCCACGGAGACGGTCGTCGACCTCACCCGTGACTGCGAGGCCTTCCTGCGGGAGGCGGCGGCCGGGCGCGACGGCCTGCTGAACGTCTTCGTGCCGCACGCCACGGCCGGGATCGCGGTCATCGAGACCGGTGCCGGGAGCGACGACGACCTGCTCGCCGCCCTGCACACCCTGCTTCCCTCCGACGACCGCTGGCAGCACCGCCACGGCAGCCCCGGTCACGGCCGCGACCATGTGCTTCCCGCCTTCGTCCCGCCCCACGCGACTCTGCCGGTGCTCGGCGGCCGACTGGAACTGGGGACCTGGCAGTCGGTGTGCCTGGTGGACACGAACGTCTCCAACCCCCGACGCCAGGTGCGGTTGAGCTTTCTGGGCTGA
- a CDS encoding putative leader peptide, giving the protein MLRSALLTTRGHIDLLRVASAACRRGC; this is encoded by the coding sequence ATGTTGCGTTCAGCCCTGCTCACCACGCGCGGTCACATCGACCTGCTGCGGGTGGCCTCCGCCGCGTGTCGCCGCGGCTGCTGA
- a CDS encoding ABC transporter permease: MTISHAPPGPSESGIPGISATAEHTARPQASPELVPIVPSSTRRARVPRWLRRTSGPLLLLALWQLLSGTGVLASGILAPPGTIARVGTDLIADGSLTNAMGVSLQRVAVGLLLGTVIGTGLALVSGLFRIGEDLVDASVQMLRTVPFVGLIPLFIIWFGIGEAPKIAIITLGVSFPLYLNVYAGIRGVDSQLIEAGESLGLSRWGLVRHVVLPGALPGAMTGLRYSLGIAWLALVFAEQINADAGIGFLMVQARDFLRTDVIVVCLIVYAFLGLLADFIVRSLERLLLQWRPTFTGR, translated from the coding sequence ATGACCATCAGCCATGCCCCGCCCGGCCCTTCCGAGTCCGGTATTCCTGGAATATCCGCAACGGCCGAGCACACCGCGCGGCCACAGGCGTCGCCCGAGCTCGTCCCGATCGTCCCGAGTTCCACGCGCCGTGCCCGCGTCCCCCGCTGGCTGCGCCGCACCTCCGGCCCGCTTCTGCTCCTCGCGCTCTGGCAACTCCTCAGCGGCACGGGCGTACTGGCCTCCGGCATCCTCGCCCCGCCGGGCACCATCGCGCGGGTCGGCACCGATCTGATCGCCGACGGCTCGTTGACGAACGCGATGGGCGTCTCCTTGCAACGCGTGGCCGTCGGGCTCCTGTTGGGGACGGTCATCGGCACCGGCCTAGCCCTCGTGTCCGGCCTCTTCCGCATCGGCGAGGACCTGGTGGACGCGAGCGTGCAGATGCTGCGGACCGTGCCCTTCGTCGGACTCATCCCGCTGTTCATCATCTGGTTCGGGATCGGCGAGGCCCCGAAGATCGCCATCATCACGCTGGGCGTCTCCTTCCCGCTCTATCTGAACGTGTACGCCGGTATCCGCGGCGTCGACTCGCAGCTGATCGAGGCCGGGGAATCGCTCGGGCTCTCCCGCTGGGGGCTCGTCCGGCACGTCGTGCTGCCGGGCGCGCTGCCCGGGGCCATGACCGGGCTTCGCTACTCCCTCGGCATCGCCTGGCTCGCGCTGGTCTTCGCCGAACAGATCAACGCGGACGCCGGGATCGGCTTTCTCATGGTGCAGGCCCGCGACTTCCTGCGGACCGACGTGATCGTGGTCTGCCTGATCGTCTACGCCTTCCTCGGCCTGCTCGCCGACTTCATCGTCCGCTCCCTCGAAAGGCTGCTGCTGCAATGGCGACCGACGTTCACGGGCCGGTGA
- a CDS encoding ABC transporter ATP-binding protein: MATDVHGPVTAENAAAAAHVPAETRTPAPAPETQAPLPAVRVQGLTRAFDGRAVIDGLHLDVRPGEFVALLGRSGCGKSTLLRILAGLDRDIEGSVLVPRRKAVAFQAPRLMPWKRVWRNVLLGLPGKPERSVAEDALTEVGLSDRSDAWPRTLSGGEAQRASLARALVREPDLLLLDEPFGALDALTRITAQRLVGELWRRRGCAVLLVTHDVEEAVLLADRVLVMDEGAIAYETQVELDRPRDIADPRFAALRAGLLERLGVDSTS, encoded by the coding sequence ATGGCGACCGACGTTCACGGGCCGGTGACCGCGGAGAACGCCGCGGCGGCGGCACACGTACCCGCGGAGACACGGACGCCCGCCCCGGCCCCCGAAACGCAGGCACCGCTCCCGGCCGTACGTGTCCAGGGGCTGACCCGCGCCTTCGACGGCCGCGCCGTCATCGACGGCCTCCATCTCGACGTCCGGCCGGGTGAGTTCGTGGCGCTGCTCGGTCGCAGCGGCTGCGGCAAGTCCACGCTGCTGCGCATCCTCGCGGGACTCGACCGCGACATCGAGGGCTCCGTCCTCGTCCCGCGCCGCAAGGCCGTCGCGTTCCAGGCGCCGCGGCTGATGCCCTGGAAGAGGGTGTGGCGCAACGTCCTGCTCGGACTGCCCGGCAAGCCCGAACGCTCCGTCGCCGAGGACGCGTTGACCGAGGTCGGCCTCTCCGACCGCTCCGACGCGTGGCCCAGGACGCTCTCCGGAGGCGAGGCTCAACGCGCTTCACTGGCCCGGGCGTTGGTGCGCGAGCCCGATCTGCTGCTGCTCGACGAGCCGTTCGGCGCACTCGACGCCCTCACCAGGATCACGGCGCAGCGACTGGTCGGCGAGCTGTGGCGGCGGCGCGGCTGCGCGGTCCTGCTGGTGACGCACGACGTGGAGGAGGCGGTGCTCCTCGCCGACCGTGTCCTGGTCATGGACGAGGGCGCGATCGCGTACGAGACCCAGGTCGAGCTGGACCGCCCGCGCGACATCGCCGATCCCCGTTTCGCCGCTCTGCGTGCCGGGCTCCTGGAGCGCCTGGGCGTCGACAGCACGTCCTGA
- a CDS encoding ABC transporter substrate-binding protein, with protein sequence MRRRLAPAALLPLALLLTACGGTSAADTTAGAGTDGKGSLTLNVGDQKGGSEAVLRAAGELKNLHYRIKWSTFTSGPPLLEAVNAKAVDIGGVGNTPPVFAAGADSKISVVAAWRGTSKGEAVLVPKNSSLKRPEELKGRSIAVAQGSSAHYQLIASLRKAGLKLSDVKVKYLQPADALAAFTGGKVDAWAVWDPYTSQVVEAGQGRILTDGDGVVNGLNFQVAAPGALRDGRKAAAVKDYLGRLRRAQDWVYDHPDAWAKVWAKDTGLPYGVALASVKRTNASRVAVAVDKPLIASEQRIADTFTGLGLIPRKVDFSSFVDTRFNGGLPASTTTPRVYKES encoded by the coding sequence ATGCGACGACGCCTCGCCCCCGCCGCCCTCCTGCCCCTGGCTCTGCTGCTCACGGCCTGCGGCGGCACCTCGGCCGCCGACACCACCGCCGGCGCCGGAACCGACGGCAAGGGCTCCCTCACCCTCAACGTCGGTGACCAGAAGGGCGGTTCGGAGGCGGTGCTGCGGGCCGCCGGGGAGCTGAAGAACCTCCACTACAGGATCAAGTGGTCGACGTTCACCTCCGGCCCGCCCCTTCTGGAGGCCGTCAACGCCAAGGCCGTCGACATCGGCGGCGTCGGCAACACCCCGCCCGTCTTCGCGGCCGGCGCCGACTCGAAGATCTCGGTGGTGGCCGCCTGGCGCGGCACGTCCAAGGGCGAGGCCGTCCTCGTACCGAAGAACTCGTCACTGAAGCGCCCCGAGGAGCTGAAGGGCAGGTCCATAGCCGTGGCGCAGGGTTCGTCCGCGCACTATCAGCTGATCGCCTCGCTCAGGAAGGCCGGTCTGAAACTGAGCGACGTGAAGGTCAAGTACCTCCAGCCCGCCGACGCGCTGGCCGCGTTCACCGGCGGCAAGGTGGACGCGTGGGCGGTGTGGGACCCGTACACCTCGCAGGTGGTCGAGGCGGGGCAGGGCCGGATCCTGACGGACGGCGACGGGGTGGTCAACGGGCTCAACTTCCAGGTGGCCGCGCCCGGTGCGCTCAGGGACGGCCGGAAGGCGGCGGCCGTCAAGGACTACCTGGGGCGGCTGCGGCGCGCCCAGGACTGGGTCTACGACCACCCGGACGCCTGGGCGAAGGTGTGGGCGAAGGACACCGGGCTGCCGTACGGGGTGGCGCTCGCCTCGGTGAAGCGGACCAACGCCAGCCGCGTCGCGGTCGCCGTGGACAAGCCGCTCATCGCCTCCGAGCAGCGGATCGCGGACACCTTCACCGGCCTCGGGCTCATCCCGCGCAAGGTCGACTTCTCGTCGTTCGTCGACACGCGCTTCAACGGCGGCCTGCCGGCGTCCACCACCACGCCCCGTGTCTACAAGGAGTCCTGA
- a CDS encoding LLM class flavin-dependent oxidoreductase: MTVHLHWFLPTGGDGRTLVDRHAYAANAIGRARQADGVRAPDIEYLAQIAKAAEQLGFEAVLTPTGTWCEDAWLTTVALAQHTERLKFLVAFRPGVVSPTLAAQMAATYQRITRGRLLLNVVTGGDSAEQRRFGDHLGHDQRYARTDEFLSVVRGVWSGQPYDFDGSHYRIEGGLTALPPDPLPEIFFGGSSAAAGPVAARHADVYLTWGEPPAQVREKIDWIRSLAAREGRTVRFGIRLHSVSRDSSAAAWSTANRLLDDLDADTVAAAQSALGRSESVGQQRMLALHGGSRDELEISPNLWAGVGLVRGGAGTALVGSHAEVADRIEEYHALGIEHFVLSGYPHLEEAYWFGEGVIPVLAARGLLPRTPESLPRTAAGGGAPLLVAGGR; the protein is encoded by the coding sequence ATGACCGTCCATCTCCACTGGTTCCTGCCGACCGGCGGCGACGGCCGCACCCTGGTGGACCGGCACGCGTACGCGGCCAACGCCATCGGCCGCGCGCGGCAGGCCGACGGGGTCCGGGCCCCCGACATCGAGTACCTGGCCCAGATCGCCAAGGCCGCGGAGCAGTTGGGTTTCGAGGCCGTCCTCACCCCCACAGGCACGTGGTGCGAGGACGCCTGGCTGACAACGGTGGCACTGGCCCAGCACACCGAGCGGCTGAAGTTCCTGGTGGCGTTCCGGCCCGGTGTCGTGTCGCCGACCCTGGCGGCGCAGATGGCGGCGACCTACCAGCGGATCACGCGGGGCCGGCTGCTCCTCAATGTCGTCACCGGTGGCGACTCGGCCGAGCAGCGGCGCTTCGGTGATCACCTCGGCCACGATCAACGGTACGCGCGTACGGACGAGTTCCTGTCCGTGGTGCGCGGAGTGTGGAGCGGGCAGCCGTACGACTTCGACGGGAGCCACTACCGGATCGAGGGTGGACTGACGGCGCTGCCGCCCGACCCGCTGCCGGAGATCTTCTTCGGCGGTTCGTCGGCCGCCGCGGGGCCGGTCGCGGCCCGGCACGCGGACGTCTATCTCACCTGGGGGGAGCCTCCGGCCCAGGTTCGGGAGAAGATCGACTGGATTCGCTCGCTGGCCGCGCGCGAGGGGCGTACGGTCCGCTTCGGTATCCGGCTGCACTCCGTCTCGCGCGACTCTTCGGCCGCGGCCTGGTCGACCGCGAACCGGTTGCTCGACGACCTCGACGCGGACACCGTCGCGGCCGCGCAGTCCGCGCTCGGGCGCAGTGAGTCGGTGGGTCAGCAGCGCATGCTGGCGCTGCACGGCGGTTCCCGCGACGAGCTGGAGATCTCCCCGAATCTGTGGGCGGGTGTGGGTCTCGTACGCGGCGGCGCGGGCACCGCTCTCGTCGGCAGCCACGCCGAGGTCGCCGACCGGATCGAGGAGTACCACGCGCTGGGCATCGAGCACTTCGTGCTCTCCGGGTACCCGCACCTGGAGGAGGCGTACTGGTTCGGGGAGGGCGTGATCCCGGTTCTGGCCGCCCGGGGACTGCTGCCTCGGACCCCGGAGTCGCTGCCGCGTACGGCGGCCGGGGGCGGTGCGCCGCTGCTGGTCGCGGGCGGCCGCTGA
- a CDS encoding NAD(P)-binding domain-containing protein has translation MNNTGTQARAVDVVVVGAGQAGLSSAYHLRRTGLEPERDFVVLDHAPRPGGAWQFRWPSLTYGKVHGMHSLPGMELEGADPARPSSEVIAEYFDTYERTFDLRVRRPVEVTAVREGAEGRLLVETSDGTWSARALINATGTWDRPFWPRYPGQETFRGRQLHTAQYPGPQEFAGQRVVVVGGGASGTQHLMEIAPYAAATTWVTRKPPVFREGPFTEDFGRAAVALVEERVREGLPPKSVVSVTGLPLNDAIRQALSDGVLDRQPMFDRITADGVEWADGHRVTADVILWATGFRAAIDHLAPLRLREPGGGIRVEGTRAVADPRIQLVGYGPSASTIGANRAGRAAVRDIRRLLAGVPAGA, from the coding sequence GTGAACAACACTGGGACGCAGGCGCGCGCGGTCGATGTCGTGGTCGTAGGCGCCGGTCAGGCCGGACTGTCCAGCGCCTATCACCTGCGGCGCACCGGTCTCGAGCCGGAGCGCGACTTCGTGGTGCTGGACCACGCGCCGCGTCCCGGCGGCGCGTGGCAGTTCCGGTGGCCGTCGCTGACCTACGGCAAGGTGCACGGAATGCACTCGCTGCCCGGCATGGAGCTGGAGGGCGCGGACCCGGCCCGTCCGTCCTCCGAGGTCATCGCCGAGTACTTCGACACCTATGAGCGCACCTTCGATCTGCGGGTGCGGCGGCCCGTGGAGGTGACGGCCGTCCGGGAGGGCGCCGAGGGGCGACTGCTCGTCGAGACCTCCGACGGCACGTGGTCGGCGCGGGCGCTGATCAACGCGACCGGCACCTGGGACCGGCCGTTCTGGCCACGCTATCCGGGACAGGAGACCTTCCGTGGACGGCAGTTGCACACGGCGCAGTACCCCGGGCCCCAGGAGTTCGCCGGGCAGCGGGTGGTCGTCGTGGGCGGTGGCGCGTCCGGCACCCAGCACCTGATGGAGATCGCTCCGTACGCGGCCGCGACCACGTGGGTGACACGGAAGCCGCCGGTCTTCCGCGAGGGGCCGTTCACCGAGGACTTCGGCCGGGCGGCCGTCGCGCTCGTCGAGGAACGGGTACGGGAGGGGCTGCCCCCCAAGAGCGTCGTCTCGGTGACGGGGCTGCCACTGAACGACGCGATCCGCCAGGCCCTCTCCGACGGGGTGCTGGACCGGCAGCCGATGTTCGACCGGATCACTGCGGACGGCGTGGAGTGGGCCGACGGACACCGTGTGACCGCCGACGTCATCCTGTGGGCGACCGGGTTCCGCGCCGCCATCGACCATCTCGCGCCGCTGCGGCTGCGCGAGCCGGGCGGCGGTATCCGTGTCGAGGGCACCCGTGCGGTGGCCGATCCGCGGATCCAGCTGGTCGGCTACGGACCGTCGGCCAGCACCATCGGCGCCAACCGGGCCGGGCGCGCGGCGGTGCGGGACATCAGGCGGCTGCTGGCCGGAGTGCCCGCCGGCGCATGA
- the mltG gene encoding endolytic transglycosylase MltG: MQMNTPPRSTIRLTRRGRVALVATGAVVAVTAVAVPLLIVGGEKAPRASLVIPEGWRSGQVYRAVDKALALPSGATKKSLAKAHLKLPVVAAGNPEGYLFPATYPVDEEATPESLLRFMVDTADKRFRGSPITAGAQRNAMDVYQVVTIASIVQAEAATKADMAKVARVIFNRLQQGMPLQMDSTLNYALNRSTLNTTTSDTKVNSPYNSYERMGLPPTPIANPGEDAMRAAINPTPGDWLYFVTVKPGDTRFTASYEEHQRNVAEFNRNNRASGASASSS, translated from the coding sequence ATGCAGATGAACACTCCGCCACGGAGCACGATTCGACTGACGCGCCGGGGCCGGGTAGCCCTCGTCGCGACCGGAGCCGTCGTGGCGGTCACCGCCGTGGCGGTGCCGCTGCTGATCGTCGGAGGCGAGAAGGCGCCCCGCGCGTCCCTCGTGATCCCGGAGGGCTGGCGCTCGGGCCAGGTCTACCGGGCCGTCGACAAGGCGCTCGCCCTGCCGTCGGGCGCCACCAAGAAGTCCCTGGCCAAGGCTCATCTGAAGCTGCCCGTCGTCGCGGCGGGCAACCCCGAGGGGTACCTGTTCCCGGCGACGTACCCGGTCGACGAGGAAGCGACGCCCGAGTCGCTGCTGCGCTTCATGGTCGACACGGCCGACAAGAGATTCCGCGGCAGCCCGATCACCGCGGGAGCCCAGCGCAACGCGATGGACGTCTATCAGGTGGTCACCATCGCGAGCATCGTCCAGGCGGAGGCCGCCACCAAGGCCGACATGGCCAAGGTGGCCCGGGTGATCTTCAACCGGCTTCAGCAGGGCATGCCGCTGCAGATGGACTCCACGCTCAACTACGCGCTGAACCGGTCCACGCTGAACACGACCACGAGCGACACGAAGGTCAACAGCCCCTACAACTCCTACGAGCGCATGGGTCTGCCGCCCACACCGATCGCCAACCCCGGCGAGGACGCGATGCGCGCCGCGATCAACCCGACTCCGGGCGACTGGCTGTACTTCGTCACCGTCAAGCCGGGCGACACCCGCTTCACGGCCAGTTACGAGGAGCATCAGAGGAACGTCGCCGAGTTCAACCGGAACAACCGGGCGAGCGGGGCCTCGGCCTCGTCCAGCTGA
- a CDS encoding ABC transporter ATP-binding protein, whose translation MRPEQSTWTPSPAESEQPRQVRRILKLFRPYRGRLAIVGLLVGASSLVTVATPFLLKETLDVAIPQGRTGLLSLLALGMILSAVVTSIFGVLQTLISTTVGQRVMHDLRTAVYGRLQRMSLAFFTRTRTGEVQSRIANDIGGMQATVTSTATSLVSNLTSVVATIVAMIVLDWRLTVVSLLLLPVFVWISRRVGNERKKIATERQKQMAAMAATVTESLSVSGILLGRTMGRGDSLTKAFEAESDSLVDLEVKSNMAGRWRMSVIGIVMAAMPAVIYWAAGMAIQFGGPSVSLGTLVAFVSLQQGLFRPTVSLLSTGVQIQTSLALFQRIFEYLDLPIDITEPERPVHLDQVKGEIRFEDVEFRYDDKSGPILDGIDITVPAGGSLAVVGPTGSGKSTLSYLVPRLYDVTGGRVTLDGIDVRDLDFDTLARGIGVVSQETYLFHASVADNLRFARPDATDEELRAAARAAQIHDHIASLPDGYDTVVGERGHRFSGGEKQRLAIARTILRDPPVLILDEATSALDTRTERAVQEAIDALSANRTTLTIAHRLSTIRGADQIVVLDSGHAVERGTHEELLERDGRYAALVRRDAQLAPTR comes from the coding sequence ATGCGCCCCGAGCAATCCACCTGGACCCCGTCACCCGCCGAGAGTGAACAGCCGCGGCAGGTGCGCCGCATCCTGAAGCTCTTCCGGCCCTACCGCGGCCGCCTCGCGATCGTCGGCCTGCTGGTCGGCGCCTCGTCCCTCGTCACCGTCGCGACGCCCTTCCTGCTGAAGGAGACCCTGGACGTCGCCATCCCCCAGGGCCGTACCGGTCTGCTGAGCCTGCTCGCGCTCGGCATGATCCTCAGCGCGGTCGTCACCAGCATCTTCGGCGTACTGCAGACCCTCATCTCCACGACGGTCGGCCAGCGCGTCATGCACGACCTGCGCACCGCCGTCTACGGCCGGCTGCAGCGCATGTCGCTCGCCTTCTTCACCCGCACCCGCACGGGAGAGGTCCAGTCCCGCATCGCCAACGACATCGGCGGCATGCAGGCGACCGTGACCTCCACCGCCACCTCGCTGGTCTCGAACCTCACGAGCGTCGTCGCCACGATCGTCGCGATGATCGTCCTCGACTGGCGGCTCACCGTCGTCTCGCTGCTCCTGCTGCCGGTCTTCGTGTGGATCAGCCGGCGTGTGGGCAACGAACGCAAGAAGATCGCCACCGAGCGGCAGAAGCAGATGGCCGCGATGGCCGCCACCGTCACCGAGTCGCTGTCCGTCAGCGGCATCCTGCTCGGCCGCACGATGGGCCGCGGCGACTCGCTCACCAAGGCCTTCGAGGCGGAGTCGGACAGCCTGGTCGACCTCGAGGTGAAGTCGAACATGGCGGGGCGCTGGCGGATGTCCGTCATCGGCATCGTGATGGCCGCCATGCCCGCCGTCATCTACTGGGCCGCGGGCATGGCCATCCAGTTCGGCGGGCCGTCCGTCTCGCTGGGTACGCTCGTCGCCTTCGTCTCGCTGCAACAGGGCCTGTTCCGCCCGACGGTGAGCCTGCTGTCCACCGGTGTGCAGATCCAGACCTCGCTCGCGCTCTTCCAGCGCATCTTCGAGTACCTGGACCTGCCCATCGACATCACCGAGCCGGAGCGCCCGGTCCACCTCGACCAGGTCAAGGGTGAGATCCGCTTCGAGGACGTCGAGTTCCGCTACGACGACAAGAGCGGCCCGATCCTCGACGGCATCGACATCACGGTGCCCGCCGGCGGCAGCCTCGCCGTCGTCGGCCCGACCGGTTCCGGCAAGTCCACGCTCAGCTATCTGGTGCCCAGGCTGTACGACGTCACGGGCGGCCGCGTCACGCTCGACGGGATCGACGTGCGCGACCTCGACTTCGACACGCTCGCGCGGGGAATCGGCGTCGTGTCCCAGGAGACGTACCTCTTCCACGCCTCCGTCGCGGACAACCTGCGCTTCGCCAGGCCGGACGCCACCGACGAGGAACTGCGGGCGGCGGCGCGGGCTGCCCAGATCCACGACCACATCGCGTCGTTGCCCGACGGGTACGACACGGTCGTGGGCGAGCGCGGACACCGCTTCTCCGGCGGGGAGAAGCAGCGCCTGGCCATCGCGCGCACCATCCTGCGCGACCCGCCGGTCCTCATCCTCGACGAGGCGACCAGCGCCCTGGACACCCGCACGGAGCGCGCCGTCCAGGAGGCGATCGACGCGCTGTCGGCCAACCGGACCACGCTCACCATCGCGCACCGGCTGTCCACCATCCGGGGCGCGGACCAGATCGTGGTCCTGGATTCCGGCCACGCGGTCGAACGCGGCACGCACGAGGAGCTGTTGGAGCGGGACGGACGCTATGCGGCCCTCGTCCGCCGGGACGCCCAACTGGCGCCGACAAGATGA
- a CDS encoding MarR family winged helix-turn-helix transcriptional regulator, with protein sequence MTTPDADGLLAEQLLRLTRRVHRIQKRHLEQRGLGITPAQSRLLRTLAHYGSPPRMADLAERLEVVPRAVTTLVDGLEASGKVRRVPDPSNRRVIRIEVTDQGRAALQELRGARRSAAEEILAPLSDEQREVLGGLLDTLVDGMPRLERRC encoded by the coding sequence ATGACCACCCCCGACGCCGACGGCCTCCTCGCCGAGCAGTTGCTGCGGCTCACCCGCCGCGTGCACCGCATCCAGAAGCGTCATCTGGAGCAGCGCGGGCTGGGCATCACTCCGGCCCAGTCCCGGCTGCTGCGCACGCTCGCGCATTACGGCTCACCGCCGCGGATGGCCGATCTCGCCGAGCGGCTGGAGGTGGTCCCGCGGGCCGTGACCACGCTGGTCGACGGCCTGGAGGCGAGCGGAAAGGTGCGCCGGGTCCCCGATCCCAGCAATCGGCGGGTGATCCGGATCGAGGTCACGGACCAGGGGCGCGCGGCGCTGCAGGAGTTGCGGGGCGCACGCCGGTCGGCCGCGGAGGAGATCCTGGCTCCGCTGTCGGACGAGCAGCGCGAGGTGCTCGGCGGGCTGCTGGACACGCTGGTGGACGGGATGCCCCGGCTGGAACGGCGCTGCTGA
- a CDS encoding peptide-N4-asparagine amidase encodes MRRRIVMSMLAGVLLAASTCLATGPVSAAPLPSAALHATVTAPGAPVTSSHAPVTAPAEFGTDWHDPLTAAPAVSRPATKSCEVTLAEAQFSDFTPYRGTYAPPGGCGDHWSKVVLRLDGKVKGRQYDRLGYLHVGGVEIFRTSTPEPSPDGIEWSVEKDVTRYSDTFRRRGDVEMLIGNVVDDTYTGVLDVKVTLTFYAQGRAARPAATPDRVLTLQNGTLTTPRNSERIVAEVYATGSGGGCEEFWYLTVPDAAPYSCKAAGGPYREVQIKVDGRLAGIAEPFPNVWTGGWSNPFLWYVIPGPRAFDVKPIEYDLSPFAGLLDDGRPHHVDVSVVGVPEGQSGWSAPVNVLVWQDARRAHVSGALTEVRADTLANTSSYTPGSPERLDTVGGHRLTVSGYVDTSHGRVTTTVRRVLANTSVHRWTDGEDTDGLKATWSDDQTVTVDGRGPARATRTHRTYTMDGTTTLGPDARLRTVLRLGDRAAVDEVRGGRRTAWSRLDDTYDGDATYTSDAPRDQRHAVGTTRERYSLRGSDGCHDRVLGTEQGVLTVDHRYC; translated from the coding sequence ATGAGAAGACGGATCGTCATGTCCATGCTCGCCGGAGTGCTTCTCGCGGCGAGCACCTGCCTCGCGACGGGCCCGGTTTCAGCGGCCCCCTTACCGAGCGCCGCACTCCACGCCACCGTCACTGCCCCCGGCGCCCCCGTCACCAGTTCCCACGCCCCGGTCACCGCCCCCGCGGAGTTCGGCACCGACTGGCACGACCCGCTGACCGCCGCCCCGGCGGTGTCCAGGCCGGCCACCAAGTCCTGCGAAGTGACGCTCGCCGAGGCACAGTTCAGTGACTTCACGCCGTACCGGGGGACGTACGCACCGCCCGGCGGCTGCGGCGACCACTGGAGCAAGGTCGTCCTGCGACTCGACGGGAAGGTCAAGGGCCGCCAGTACGACCGGCTGGGCTATCTGCACGTCGGTGGCGTGGAGATCTTCCGCACGTCCACTCCCGAGCCCTCGCCCGACGGCATCGAGTGGTCGGTCGAGAAGGACGTGACGCGCTACAGCGACACGTTCCGGCGCCGCGGCGACGTCGAGATGCTCATCGGGAACGTCGTCGACGACACGTACACCGGCGTCCTCGACGTGAAGGTCACGCTGACCTTCTACGCGCAGGGGAGGGCCGCGCGGCCGGCCGCGACCCCCGACCGCGTCCTCACCCTCCAGAACGGCACCCTCACCACCCCGCGCAACAGCGAGCGCATCGTCGCCGAGGTGTACGCGACCGGGTCCGGCGGTGGCTGTGAGGAGTTCTGGTATCTGACGGTGCCCGACGCGGCCCCGTACTCCTGCAAGGCGGCGGGCGGTCCGTACCGTGAGGTGCAGATCAAGGTCGACGGCCGACTCGCCGGCATCGCGGAGCCGTTCCCGAACGTGTGGACCGGCGGCTGGTCCAACCCCTTCCTCTGGTACGTGATCCCGGGACCGCGCGCCTTCGACGTCAAGCCCATCGAATACGACCTCTCGCCCTTCGCCGGGCTTCTCGACGACGGCCGTCCGCACCACGTCGACGTGTCCGTCGTGGGTGTTCCCGAGGGGCAGAGCGGCTGGAGCGCCCCCGTCAACGTCCTCGTCTGGCAGGACGCGCGGCGCGCCCACGTGAGCGGCGCGCTCACCGAGGTCAGGGCGGACACCCTCGCCAACACCTCCTCGTACACGCCCGGTTCGCCGGAGCGCCTCGACACGGTGGGTGGCCACCGGCTCACGGTCTCCGGCTACGTCGACACCTCGCACGGCCGGGTGACGACCACCGTCCGTCGCGTGCTCGCGAACACCTCCGTGCACCGGTGGACCGACGGCGAGGACACGGACGGACTGAAGGCAACCTGGAGCGACGACCAGACGGTCACCGTCGACGGGCGCGGGCCGGCCAGGGCGACACGCACCCACCGGACGTACACGATGGACGGCACGACGACGCTCGGACCGGACGCCCGGCTGCGGACCGTTCTGCGGCTCGGTGACCGGGCGGCGGTGGACGAGGTGCGCGGCGGGCGGCGGACCGCGTGGTCACGGCTCGACGACACCTATGACGGCGACGCGACGTACACATCCGACGCGCCGCGCGACCAGCGGCACGCGGTCGGGACGACGCGCGAGCGCTACTCCCTGCGCGGGTCCGACGGTTGCCATGACCGCGTTCTCGGCACCGAGCAGGGGGTGCTGACGGTGGATCACCGGTACTGCTGA